In Nostoc sphaeroides, the genomic window GAAAAAAAGATTTTCTTAAAACTACTAGCGCAATGCGAAATCTTTTGCTATATTAGTTAAGGAGTCAAACGGGCGGTTAGCTCAGTTGGTAGAGCGCCTGCCTTACAAGCAGGATGTCATCAGTTCGAGTCTGGTACTGCCCATTAATTAAATTAAGGCTAGAGACAGCTTAGATGCAGTTTCTAGCCTTTTTGAATTTGTGGTATTCCTTAACTACGGCAGAGGACGCTGGCGAATCTGATCGCGCTCAACTACCGTAAAGCGCTCCTCAAATTGCAATCCTTCTATCTCTAGTAAATTTAACAACAGTGTGGCTGGCTCCTCAGGAGTATGGGGGCGAAACCGCAAATAAATCACACCCGTTGGTGATGGTAATCTTAAGCGATAAATCAGTTCACCGTAATCGCGATCAAACGTTAAAATCACCCGTTGCTCATTAGCTGCACGAGTCAAAACCTCTGTATCTTCAATGCCAGGACACCGAAGCGAT contains:
- a CDS encoding DUF5615 family PIN-like protein; this translates as MISLRCPGIEDTEVLTRAANEQRVILTFDRDYGELIYRLRLPSPTGVIYLRFRPHTPEEPATLLLNLLEIEGLQFEERFTVVERDQIRQRPLP